From Acidimicrobiia bacterium, one genomic window encodes:
- a CDS encoding polyprenyl synthetase family protein gives MKPTDLKLAPLKGDLERFEDVLSKNVNSEHKLMESASRYTLLAGGKRLRPALAIACSYAINGLEPVSQEILNGACAIELVHAGSLHHDDVIDNATTRRNLKSINVQFSNTTAILSGDYLLGQASILSAELGSDIAKILAETIMELCVGQIIEQQNLFDTNRTVEQYLKAIEGKTASLFASTCKIGASLSGAAIQTIEALEKFGFHLGMTFQIIDDLLDLTSTSKILGKPAGNDINEGNYTLPVIFSLQDNSEIREMLQDPIHLNDILKIVKHKKYVDPTKEIALEHVNLATDFLNRSEINREVKQSFLKLLKGLTQRTT, from the coding sequence ATGAAACCGACTGATTTAAAACTTGCACCACTTAAAGGTGATTTGGAACGTTTTGAAGATGTACTGTCAAAAAATGTTAATAGTGAACATAAATTAATGGAGAGTGCATCTCGATACACTTTATTGGCAGGAGGAAAAAGACTACGACCTGCTCTAGCAATCGCTTGTTCTTATGCAATCAATGGACTAGAACCTGTTAGTCAAGAAATTTTAAATGGTGCATGTGCAATTGAATTGGTTCACGCAGGTTCTCTTCATCATGATGATGTAATTGACAACGCGACGACAAGACGAAACCTAAAAAGTATTAATGTTCAATTTTCAAATACAACAGCAATACTAAGTGGCGACTATCTACTTGGCCAAGCATCAATATTAAGTGCAGAACTCGGTTCAGATATTGCAAAAATACTTGCAGAAACAATAATGGAATTATGTGTTGGACAAATAATTGAACAACAGAATCTTTTTGATACAAATAGAACTGTAGAACAATATTTAAAAGCAATTGAAGGAAAAACAGCTTCACTATTTGCAAGCACATGCAAAATTGGAGCATCATTGAGTGGTGCGGCCATACAAACTATAGAAGCATTAGAAAAATTTGGTTTTCACTTAGGTATGACGTTCCAAATAATTGATGACTTATTAGATCTGACTTCAACAAGTAAAATATTAGGAAAACCTGCAGGTAATGACATTAATGAAGGAAACTATACATTGCCGGTAATATTTTCGCTTCAAGATAATTCTGAAATTAGAGAAATGCTCCAAGATCCAATTCATTTGAATGATATTTTAAAGATAGTTAAACATAAAAAATATGTAGATCCAACAAAAGAAATAGCTTTAGAACATGTGAATTTAGCAACCGATTTTCTCAATAGATCTGAGATAAACAGGGAAGTAAAACAGTCTTTTCTAAAACTACTCAAAGGATTGACACAACGCACTACATAG